One Luteimonas sp. MC1825 DNA segment encodes these proteins:
- the secE gene encoding preprotein translocase subunit SecE, which produces MNSRVDHSRNQSSAGDVAKYVIAGLLVVAGLVAFYWFDGQWPTPLRVLAVVAGVASGLVVFLTSAKGLQLREFLSEARFELRKVVWPTRQEAMRMTWVVMLVVVIISLLLAGFDLVIQWVIRLLLGN; this is translated from the coding sequence TTGAACAGCAGGGTCGATCATTCGCGGAACCAGTCTTCGGCTGGCGATGTGGCCAAGTACGTCATAGCTGGACTGCTGGTTGTCGCCGGTCTGGTGGCGTTCTATTGGTTCGATGGGCAGTGGCCCACGCCGCTGCGCGTGCTGGCGGTTGTCGCTGGCGTCGCCTCCGGCCTGGTGGTGTTCCTGACCAGCGCCAAGGGCCTGCAGTTGCGGGAGTTCCTGTCCGAGGCCCGCTTCGAGCTGCGCAAGGTGGTCTGGCCGACGCGCCAGGAGGCCATGCGCATGACGTGGGTGGTCATGCTGGTGGTGGTCATCATCAGCCTGCTGCTCGCCGGCTTCGACCTGGTCATCCAGTGGGTGATCCGCCTGCTGCTCGGCAATTGA